One Tunturibacter gelidoferens genomic region harbors:
- a CDS encoding tetratricopeptide repeat protein — protein MSEEKAPEHDIDLGAPRTVEAHSTMALPAGYRAELPDAVHVSREFATYDKTYRLVDGKVIADRKLVVKVHKLPRDRWKDYLAFQKATLVNDGEPYLRLIPPDHLTIIKEGAKSTSTTPAKDTTPAAEPSNPSDTRQQLIEITAMLQRRDLGGARSRLEALRKSSPDAPYVLGMLGVVKATDGDLDSGARDVEAEMKAHPDDDPWMVLGLAQEYSNKQRYSDADGLLNRCGGSSERVQQMRVYVFGKQGDYTHALGVLRDLQARQPEDRAVASQVASTLYELHRNEEAAMAAKKAMDGSDDPDVINNNVYVLSETKIDLPFAETQSRRSVDLLEKATASHVLEEANTKAFAESANLTASWDTLGYILLLESKPKEAEPYLRAAWFSQQNVIVGNHLAQAFEGLDRNADALWMYRLAKQAENAADAKQDLAEVAAAIARLEKAGVKAASGEHFATSMQDFRSYHVKNGAGAEGGGTVRLQLNADGIAAAMLVSGDAKLKPLLDEAKSLRLPGAEPAGSSARVLRDAVVYCGKKSSTCDLVFMLNSGIAVEGASE, from the coding sequence GTGAGCGAAGAGAAGGCGCCCGAACACGATATCGACCTTGGCGCACCGCGTACCGTCGAGGCTCACAGCACCATGGCCCTTCCCGCGGGCTATCGTGCAGAGCTACCCGACGCAGTTCATGTCTCCCGGGAGTTCGCTACCTACGACAAAACATATCGCCTTGTCGACGGGAAGGTCATCGCGGATCGCAAGCTGGTCGTAAAGGTGCATAAGCTGCCGCGTGACCGATGGAAGGATTACCTTGCCTTTCAGAAAGCAACTCTGGTGAACGATGGGGAGCCTTACCTGCGGCTCATCCCGCCCGATCACCTCACGATCATCAAGGAGGGCGCGAAGAGCACATCCACCACGCCGGCCAAAGATACGACGCCCGCGGCCGAGCCCTCGAACCCTTCTGACACGCGACAGCAGCTGATAGAGATCACCGCTATGCTGCAGCGAAGAGATCTGGGTGGAGCCCGCAGCCGCCTCGAAGCTTTACGCAAGAGTTCGCCGGATGCGCCTTACGTCCTGGGTATGCTGGGCGTCGTGAAGGCGACTGACGGGGATCTTGACTCCGGCGCCCGCGATGTGGAAGCGGAGATGAAGGCACATCCCGATGACGACCCCTGGATGGTTCTCGGACTGGCCCAGGAGTACAGCAACAAGCAGCGTTACAGCGATGCTGATGGATTACTGAACAGGTGCGGCGGTAGCAGCGAACGGGTTCAGCAGATGCGAGTCTATGTGTTTGGCAAACAGGGCGACTACACGCATGCGCTCGGAGTTCTGCGCGATCTGCAGGCGCGCCAGCCTGAAGACCGCGCGGTGGCCTCGCAGGTGGCAAGCACGCTGTACGAACTGCATCGCAACGAAGAAGCCGCCATGGCCGCGAAGAAGGCGATGGACGGTAGCGATGATCCCGATGTCATCAACAATAACGTCTACGTGCTGTCGGAGACGAAGATCGATCTGCCGTTCGCGGAGACGCAGTCGCGCCGTTCGGTCGATCTGCTGGAAAAGGCGACCGCCTCGCACGTTTTGGAAGAGGCGAATACGAAGGCCTTTGCCGAGTCGGCGAACCTCACGGCCTCGTGGGACACGCTGGGCTACATTCTGCTGCTGGAGAGCAAGCCGAAGGAGGCCGAGCCGTACCTGCGCGCAGCATGGTTCTCACAGCAAAACGTAATCGTCGGCAATCACCTGGCGCAGGCCTTCGAGGGTCTGGACCGCAATGCAGATGCGCTATGGATGTATCGGCTTGCAAAGCAGGCGGAGAATGCGGCCGATGCGAAGCAGGACCTTGCCGAAGTGGCTGCGGCCATTGCGCGCCTTGAGAAGGCCGGGGTCAAGGCGGCCAGCGGCGAGCATTTTGCAACGTCGATGCAGGACTTTCGCAGCTACCACGTCAAGAATGGCGCGGGTGCAGAGGGTGGCGGCACGGTACGTCTCCAGTTGAACGCCGATGGTATCGCGGCAGCTATGCTCGTCTCCGGTGATGCAAAACTGAAGCCCCTGCTGGACGAGGCAAAGTCGCTGCGTTTGCCCGGCGCGGAGCCAGCCGGATCGTCTGCGCGTGTGCTGCGCGATGCGGTTGTGTACTGCGGTAAGAAAAGCTCGACCTGCGATTTGGTATTTATGCTCAACTCTGGTATCGCAGTGGAAGGCGCGTCAGAGTAG
- a CDS encoding DUF3857 domain-containing transglutaminase family protein yields the protein MKLRLIVLSAAVIATLPLPSHTQTPASSVDPYRDEPFVFERYDTTTTMKADGTGDIVQHVIVRIQSDGVARQFSVLNLPYASANSTATMEFVRVHKPDGGTVNTPVDDAMEMPAEVTREAPMYSDLKEKHLPVRSLASGDRLEYQFHTVLTKAQAPGQFWGAEHFLVQGGVVLEQSLTLAVPEKTYVQVWSPNHKTTPVTRDGMQVWTWTSSQTKASARDENGKMTAAEVKDPDEDADGRKLPSVAWTTFHSWAEVGDWYRSLAEQRLQPTASVRAKADELTKNAKTPQEQAEALYRFVATQVRYISLSFGVGRFQPHTPDEVLDHGYGDCKDKDTLLESLLRAKGMTTAPVLIGAGIAPVTDVPSPAVFNHAITTVELSDAAGKPERVWLDSTAEVAPFRVLMPVIRDQQALVIPDNAPAAIEKTPANPPYAYHEDFVAVGALDSDGLLKSHMVLTARSDNELELRSMMQRLSPAQWDDAMQYLSGAMGFGGKVSGTDMRQTDAAAPVKITYDYSREKYAGWENKQSLPLFPVIELM from the coding sequence ATGAAACTCCGTCTGATTGTGTTGTCCGCTGCCGTAATTGCGACTCTGCCGCTGCCGTCCCATACTCAAACTCCGGCTTCCTCCGTGGATCCGTACCGCGACGAGCCGTTTGTCTTTGAGCGGTACGACACCACTACAACAATGAAGGCCGACGGCACCGGAGACATAGTGCAGCATGTGATCGTGCGCATTCAGTCAGACGGCGTGGCGCGGCAGTTCAGCGTGTTGAATCTGCCTTACGCTTCAGCAAATTCAACCGCGACGATGGAATTCGTACGCGTGCATAAGCCGGACGGCGGCACGGTAAACACGCCAGTCGACGACGCCATGGAGATGCCCGCAGAAGTAACCCGCGAAGCGCCGATGTACTCGGACCTGAAAGAGAAACACCTCCCCGTGCGTAGCCTTGCGTCGGGCGACCGGCTCGAATATCAGTTCCACACAGTCCTTACCAAGGCGCAAGCGCCGGGACAATTCTGGGGGGCGGAGCATTTCCTGGTGCAGGGTGGCGTGGTTCTCGAACAGAGTCTAACGCTTGCCGTGCCGGAAAAGACCTACGTGCAGGTTTGGAGCCCGAACCACAAGACGACGCCGGTGACGCGCGACGGAATGCAGGTGTGGACGTGGACCTCCTCGCAGACCAAGGCCAGCGCACGCGACGAGAACGGCAAGATGACCGCGGCCGAGGTGAAGGATCCGGACGAGGACGCCGACGGACGCAAGCTGCCCAGCGTGGCATGGACCACCTTCCATAGCTGGGCCGAGGTTGGCGACTGGTACCGCAGTCTGGCGGAGCAGCGCCTCCAGCCTACCGCCAGCGTGCGAGCCAAAGCCGATGAGCTGACCAAAAATGCGAAGACGCCTCAGGAACAGGCGGAGGCGCTCTATCGCTTCGTTGCGACGCAGGTCCGCTACATCTCGCTCTCGTTCGGTGTTGGCCGCTTCCAGCCGCACACACCCGACGAGGTGCTGGACCACGGCTACGGCGATTGCAAGGACAAGGACACTCTGTTGGAGAGCCTGCTGCGCGCGAAAGGGATGACCACGGCACCCGTGCTGATCGGGGCGGGGATTGCGCCGGTAACAGATGTGCCATCCCCCGCGGTCTTCAACCACGCCATCACGACGGTCGAACTGTCTGACGCAGCCGGCAAGCCGGAGCGAGTCTGGCTCGATTCCACCGCTGAGGTTGCACCCTTCCGCGTGCTCATGCCCGTCATCCGCGACCAGCAGGCGCTCGTCATCCCGGATAACGCTCCGGCCGCGATTGAGAAGACTCCGGCGAACCCACCCTATGCCTATCACGAAGACTTTGTCGCCGTGGGCGCGCTGGACAGTGACGGTCTGCTGAAGAGCCACATGGTATTGACCGCGAGATCTGACAATGAGCTGGAGCTGCGCTCCATGATGCAGCGGCTATCACCCGCACAATGGGACGACGCGATGCAGTACCTCTCGGGGGCAATGGGGTTTGGGGGCAAGGTGAGCGGCACGGACATGCGCCAGACTGACGCAGCTGCGCCGGTGAAGATCACCTACGATTACAGCCGCGAAAAGTACGCTGGGTGGGAGAACAAGCAATCGCTGCCTCTCTTTCCCGTCATTGAACTCATGTGA
- a CDS encoding nuclear transport factor 2 family protein, translating into MRETHLRVFAVATAATLLLVPAYAQQSHWSPADDKTAKYMIEMERKWAEGVCVENGVVAGLLADDFQGTSTKGARFTKADELRDEKGAHTAHGCGLDEAKVRFFGDSLAIVYGSEHAVGKDKSQPNIKVCQVWTDTWLQRSGTWQIIASHDNRVKCK; encoded by the coding sequence ATGCGAGAAACGCATTTACGAGTCTTCGCGGTGGCAACCGCGGCGACGTTGTTGCTTGTTCCGGCTTACGCACAGCAGAGTCACTGGTCTCCGGCGGATGATAAAACCGCGAAATACATGATCGAGATGGAGCGCAAGTGGGCTGAGGGTGTGTGTGTTGAAAACGGTGTCGTCGCTGGTCTGCTTGCCGACGACTTCCAAGGCACTTCAACGAAAGGTGCGCGCTTCACAAAAGCTGATGAACTGAGGGACGAGAAAGGCGCACACACCGCTCATGGTTGCGGACTTGATGAGGCTAAAGTGCGTTTCTTCGGAGACAGTCTTGCCATTGTCTACGGCAGCGAACATGCTGTCGGCAAAGACAAGTCCCAGCCGAACATAAAGGTGTGCCAGGTTTGGACTGACACGTGGCTGCAGCGTAGCGGTACATGGCAGATCATCGCCTCGCACGACAATCGTGTGAAATGTAAGTAG
- the lipA gene encoding lipoyl synthase: protein MTPPVAQLNAELIQIDLTPRKPAPKPAWLKAKAPMGETFHNLKKMARELNLHTVCESAQCPNIGECWNQKSATFMMLGNLCTRRCGFCAVPKGKPEPIDFDEPRRVAYAVAQLGLAHAVITSVNRDDDNVGAARAFVSVIDEIRLQAPGCRVEVLTPDFQGNEEALRMVVAARPEILNHNIETVPRLYRVAKSGGRYEKSLRFLEHAKELAAEMFDDRDGDQIVTKTGIIVGMGEEMHELLAVFRDLADRKVDILTIGQYLRPSRDHLPMARYYTPEEFAFLKHEAVGMGFKHVESGPLVRSSYHAQEQAESTGLAVKNTANSY from the coding sequence ATGACTCCACCGGTGGCCCAATTGAATGCAGAGCTGATACAGATTGATCTGACGCCGCGCAAACCTGCGCCAAAGCCGGCGTGGTTGAAGGCGAAGGCTCCGATGGGGGAGACCTTTCATAACCTGAAGAAGATGGCGCGGGAGCTGAACCTGCATACGGTGTGCGAGAGCGCGCAGTGCCCGAATATTGGGGAGTGCTGGAATCAGAAGTCTGCGACGTTCATGATGCTGGGAAATCTTTGCACGCGGCGGTGCGGGTTTTGCGCGGTGCCGAAGGGGAAGCCGGAGCCGATCGATTTCGATGAGCCGCGGCGGGTGGCTTATGCTGTCGCGCAGCTTGGACTGGCGCATGCGGTGATTACGAGCGTGAATCGCGATGACGATAATGTGGGCGCGGCGCGGGCGTTTGTGAGCGTGATTGATGAGATCCGGTTGCAGGCTCCGGGGTGCAGGGTGGAGGTGCTGACGCCAGACTTTCAGGGGAACGAAGAGGCGCTGCGGATGGTGGTGGCGGCGAGGCCGGAGATTCTGAACCACAACATTGAGACGGTGCCGCGGCTTTACCGGGTGGCAAAGTCGGGTGGGCGGTATGAGAAGTCGTTGCGGTTCTTAGAGCATGCGAAGGAGCTTGCTGCGGAGATGTTCGACGACCGGGATGGCGACCAGATTGTAACCAAAACAGGCATTATTGTTGGGATGGGTGAGGAGATGCACGAGCTGCTCGCGGTGTTTCGCGATCTGGCAGATCGGAAGGTGGATATTCTGACGATTGGGCAGTATCTGCGGCCGAGCCGGGATCACCTGCCGATGGCTCGGTACTATACGCCGGAGGAGTTTGCTTTTCTGAAGCATGAGGCGGTGGGGATGGGCTTCAAGCATGTGGAGAGCGGGCCGCTGGTGCGGAGCAGCTACCATGCGCAGGAGCAGGCGGAGAGTACGGGGCTGGCTGTCAAAAACACCGCTAATTCGTACTGA
- a CDS encoding DUF899 domain-containing protein codes for MATSVIENAKVVSQEEWLAARESLVAEEKRVTHERDALAAKRRRMPWMAVEKKYEFEGPNGKASLLDLFDGRRQLIVYRAFFEPGVFGWPDHACRGCSLGADQVSNLTHLNARDTTLVYASRASQAEIERLKKRMGWTMPWYTITDGFDVDFGVDQWHGHNSFIRDGDKIYRTYFINSRGDEAMGNVWSYLDMTALGRQEEWEDSPAGYPQTPPYKWWNWHDEYASSGSTDPRWAKVVDNAKVTLNL; via the coding sequence ATGGCAACCAGTGTGATTGAGAATGCGAAGGTGGTGTCGCAAGAGGAGTGGCTAGCGGCTCGCGAGAGTCTAGTGGCCGAGGAGAAGCGGGTGACGCACGAGCGCGACGCGTTGGCTGCCAAGCGTCGGCGGATGCCGTGGATGGCGGTGGAGAAGAAGTATGAGTTCGAGGGACCGAACGGGAAGGCGAGCCTGCTGGATTTGTTTGACGGGCGGCGTCAGTTGATTGTCTATCGGGCTTTCTTCGAGCCGGGGGTGTTTGGCTGGCCCGATCACGCGTGCCGCGGCTGCTCGCTGGGTGCCGATCAGGTCTCCAACCTCACGCATCTGAATGCGCGCGATACGACTCTTGTCTATGCTTCGCGCGCTTCGCAGGCGGAGATTGAGCGCCTGAAGAAGCGGATGGGTTGGACGATGCCCTGGTACACCATTACGGATGGCTTCGACGTGGACTTCGGTGTGGACCAGTGGCACGGCCATAATTCGTTTATTCGTGATGGCGACAAGATATACCGCACTTACTTCATCAACAGCCGTGGCGATGAGGCGATGGGCAACGTGTGGAGCTATCTCGACATGACCGCGCTTGGACGGCAGGAGGAGTGGGAGGATTCGCCTGCGGGCTATCCGCAGACGCCGCCGTATAAGTGGTGGAACTGGCACGATGAATACGCCTCGAGCGGCTCGACAGATCCTAGATGGGCGAAAGTAGTCGATAACGCTAAGGTGACGCTGAACCTGTAG
- a CDS encoding DinB family protein, with the protein MLAQSLLAEFEDQVPVTRRFLERLPDNKLTWKPHSRSMTAGQLAYHLAFVPGGVVRGAQKDQIPPPEFQFPQPASVQEVLDAFDQSVATVREVLPGFDDAAMNATWRIVAGDQEIAAMPRVVFLRNIMLNHWYQHRGQFCVYLRLLDVPVPSSWGPSADERSVLQPEHQPA; encoded by the coding sequence ATGCTCGCACAATCCTTACTGGCAGAATTTGAAGATCAGGTTCCTGTGACGCGGAGGTTCCTCGAGCGCCTTCCTGACAACAAGCTCACCTGGAAGCCTCACTCCAGGTCCATGACCGCTGGGCAACTGGCCTATCACCTCGCCTTCGTGCCCGGAGGGGTCGTTCGCGGCGCTCAAAAGGACCAGATCCCTCCGCCGGAGTTCCAATTCCCGCAGCCCGCAAGCGTGCAGGAAGTCCTCGACGCCTTCGACCAGAGCGTGGCCACTGTGCGCGAGGTTCTGCCGGGATTCGATGACGCCGCGATGAACGCAACCTGGCGCATCGTCGCCGGCGATCAGGAGATCGCAGCTATGCCGCGCGTCGTCTTCCTGCGCAATATCATGCTCAACCACTGGTATCAGCACCGCGGTCAGTTCTGCGTCTACCTGCGCCTGCTCGACGTTCCTGTGCCGTCAAGCTGGGGCCCGAGCGCCGACGAGCGCTCAGTACTCCAGCCGGAACATCAGCCGGCGTAG
- a CDS encoding SRPBCC family protein yields MIAPEQTLENLTFTLNQEIHVKAPLDVTFAALLEQLGPGNETEDGKSMNMKIEPWPGGRWYRDLGDGNGHFWANVQAIKRPTLLEFAGPLFASFPMVNNVQYRLKEVDGGTLIVFRHTALGLLTEDHKAGMPKGWNSMHERVRRHAEASRK; encoded by the coding sequence ATGATTGCCCCAGAACAGACCCTTGAAAACCTAACCTTTACGCTTAATCAGGAGATCCACGTTAAGGCGCCGTTGGACGTAACCTTTGCCGCGCTGCTCGAGCAGCTGGGGCCCGGCAACGAGACCGAGGATGGCAAATCGATGAACATGAAGATCGAACCGTGGCCGGGTGGAAGGTGGTATCGCGACCTGGGCGACGGCAATGGGCACTTCTGGGCCAATGTGCAGGCGATCAAGCGGCCTACGCTGCTGGAGTTCGCAGGTCCGTTGTTTGCATCGTTCCCGATGGTCAACAACGTCCAGTACCGGCTGAAGGAGGTCGATGGAGGAACGTTGATCGTCTTCCGGCACACGGCGCTCGGCCTGCTGACTGAGGATCACAAGGCAGGGATGCCGAAGGGCTGGAACTCAATGCATGAGCGTGTTCGCAGGCATGCCGAGGCCTCTCGCAAATAG
- a CDS encoding ArsR/SmtB family transcription factor: MARATTTSDTFNAVAEPRRREILSYLAGAERPVGEIVAALGLPQPSISKHLRVLHDVGLVRMRCQGRRKLYRTNAEAIRPLHEWAGTFERYWQHQLLRVKELAEATVRQSSADFNSPDFNPSDPKERR; encoded by the coding sequence ATGGCAAGAGCGACCACCACTTCGGATACGTTCAACGCGGTTGCTGAGCCCCGCCGGCGGGAGATTTTGAGCTATCTTGCCGGAGCCGAGCGGCCGGTCGGCGAGATTGTGGCAGCGCTGGGCCTTCCGCAGCCTTCGATCTCCAAGCACCTGCGCGTGCTGCACGACGTGGGGCTGGTTCGGATGCGGTGCCAGGGGCGCCGAAAGCTGTACCGGACCAATGCGGAGGCGATACGCCCTCTGCACGAGTGGGCCGGAACGTTCGAGCGTTACTGGCAGCACCAGTTGCTTCGTGTGAAGGAGCTGGCGGAAGCAACGGTCCGCCAGAGCTCAGCAGATTTCAATTCCCCGGATTTCAATCCTTCAGACCCAAAGGAGAGACGATGA
- a CDS encoding DUF4442 domain-containing protein — translation MSWWLRHIGWWPPLFGTGIKVTRLDKDLRAIDVEMPLRPWNRNYVGVQFGGSLFALTDPFYMIMLATNLGPEFVVWDKAASIRYKKPGLGRVRAEFRLTAERLAEVWALLEGEGRADVKFLVEVKDDAGGVVAEVERVIYCATKKAHEERKKLRGGGG, via the coding sequence ATGAGCTGGTGGCTGCGTCATATCGGGTGGTGGCCGCCGTTGTTTGGGACGGGCATCAAGGTGACGCGGCTGGATAAGGATCTGCGCGCGATTGACGTGGAGATGCCGCTGCGGCCGTGGAATCGCAACTATGTGGGGGTGCAGTTTGGCGGGTCGCTGTTCGCGCTGACTGATCCGTTTTACATGATTATGCTGGCTACGAATCTTGGACCGGAGTTTGTGGTCTGGGATAAGGCGGCTTCGATACGTTACAAAAAGCCTGGATTGGGGCGGGTTCGCGCGGAGTTTCGGTTGACGGCAGAGCGGCTGGCTGAGGTTTGGGCGCTGCTCGAGGGGGAGGGGCGGGCGGATGTGAAATTTTTGGTGGAGGTGAAGGACGATGCGGGGGGAGTGGTCGCGGAGGTGGAGCGGGTGATCTACTGCGCGACGAAAAAAGCGCATGAGGAGAGAAAAAAATTGCGGGGTGGTGGCGGGTGA
- a CDS encoding c-type cytochrome encodes MIRAFSLLFLVGILVGCKSIAPPTPLADLNAEQMHGHGVYQAHCAQCHYDRKAAPLHGPALIGMFKKPYLPSGAPANDERVTQTIVHGRNLMPAQGNTLDPQELDDLMAYLHTL; translated from the coding sequence ATGATTCGGGCTTTTTCTTTGTTGTTTTTGGTGGGGATTCTTGTTGGATGTAAGTCGATCGCGCCGCCCACTCCACTGGCGGATTTGAACGCGGAGCAGATGCATGGACATGGGGTGTATCAGGCGCATTGTGCCCAGTGCCACTACGATCGCAAGGCTGCGCCGTTGCATGGACCGGCGCTGATCGGGATGTTCAAGAAGCCGTATCTGCCGAGCGGCGCGCCGGCAAATGATGAGCGCGTGACGCAGACAATTGTGCATGGACGCAATCTGATGCCTGCTCAAGGGAATACGCTGGATCCGCAGGAGTTGGATGATTTGATGGCGTATCTGCATACCTTATGA